Proteins from one Hyperolius riggenbachi isolate aHypRig1 chromosome 2, aHypRig1.pri, whole genome shotgun sequence genomic window:
- the LOC137545829 gene encoding retinol dehydrogenase 7-like, protein MFLLLLAVLGIILLYRWYRQSQILENLTDKYVFITGCDTGFGNLLAKQLDRRGMKVLAACLTQTGAENLKNETSSRLQTTILDVTDTTNVSSAAEWVSATVGNAGLWGLVNNAGIANVFSPQEWQTKEDFSKVLNVNYLGMVDVTVQLLHLVRKAQGRVVNLSSVAGRLSLLGGGYSPSKFAVETFSDSLRREMREFGVKVSIIEPGGFRTPLTLHIDSYIQNMMKQWGNLPAKTKEDYGEDYYKQCTKALESLINGASSKINKVTDCMEHALTAVHPWTRYSPGWDCKFFHIPVSYLPTFISDYVLYRIGPKRV, encoded by the exons ATGTTCCTTCTCCTGCTAGCTGTGTTGGGTATAATTCTCCTGTACAGATGGTACAGACAGAGCCAGATACTGGAGAATCTGACAGATAAATATGTCTTCATCACTGGATGTGACACAGGGTTTGGGaatctgctggccaagcagctggATAGACGTGGCATGAAGGTTCTGGCGGCTTGTCTGACACAGACCGGAGCTGAGAACCTGAAAAATGAGACATCAAGTAGACTGCAGACAACGATTCTGGATGTCACTGATACCACAAATGTGAGCTCTGCAGCTGAGTGGGTGTCAGCCACTGTTGGAAATGCAG GACTTTGGGGTTTGGTGAATAATGCTGGCATTGCCAATGTCTTTAGTCCTCAAGAATGGCAAACAAAAGAAGACTTTTCCAAGGTCCTGAATGTGAATTATCTTGGGATGGTGGATGTTACAGTGCAGCTGCTGCATCTGGTCAGGAAAGCCCAGGGACGTGTTGTTAATTTATCTAGCGTTGCGGGAAGACTGTCTCTTTTGGGAGGTGGATACTCTCCATCAAAGTTTGCTGTGGAGACTTTCTCAGACAGCTTAAG AAGGGAAATGCGTGAATTTGGTGTTAAGGTTTCCATCATAGAACCAGGGGGTTTCCGAACACCACTGACTCTTCATATAGATTCTTATATACAAAACATGATGAAACAGTGGGGGAATTTACCTGCAAAGACTAAAGAGGACTATGGAGAAGACTATTACAAGCAGT GTACCAAAGCTCTGGAAAGTTTAATAAATGGAGCCAGTTCAAAGATTAACAAAGTCACAGACTGCATGGAGCACGCTCTGACGGCTGTTCACCCCTGGACTAGATACTCACCTGGATGGGACTGCAAGTTTTTCCATATTCCTGTATCTTACCTCCCTACATTCATCTCTGATTATGTGCTATATCGGATTGGACCCAAACGAGTTTAA